From the Chryseobacterium sp. G0201 genome, the window ATAAACCTCAACTGTGTTTGTATTTGTATTGAAATTATGTTCCCAAACGTTTTCTGTAATCTGCTGTTTCGAAACTGTTCTTCCCTGCGCTTCTGCCAGGTAAGCCAACAATTGGAATTCTTTTAAAGTAAGAGCAATTTCATTTCCTGCGCGGAAAACTTTTTGTTCGGTTTTATTGATAATTAAATCATCTATTCTGATAATATCCTGATCTAAGTTATCTAAAGGAGTTTTTCTTCTCAATAAAGAATTCATACGAAGAAGCAGCTCTTCAAACTGAAAAGGTTTTACCAAATAATCATCTGCAAGCCTTGTAAATGCATCTTTTTTATCTGAAAGATCTCCGTAAGCAGAAATGATGATGATCGGGGTATTTTTATCGAAAGAACGAATGGTCTGGCAAACATCCAGTCCGTTTATCTTCGGAACATTGATATCCAAAAGATACAGATTATATGTATTGTTTTTGATCTGACGAAGAAAAGTTTCTCCATCGTAAATTTTATCACACGTAAAATTGTTTGATTCTAAAAACTTACAAAGTTCTGCAGAGAGAATAAGGTCGTCTTCCAATAAAAGAATATTCATCAATATTTATTTTAAACGAATTTAACGAAAATTTTTATGATTGTGAAGGAATTGAAACAGGTGGAGGAATCTTTAATTAAATTTTAAGGTTAGAATTTGAATTAAAAACTTCAATATAATTTGAACCATTAAGAATAGTGAAGAAGTTAAGTCTAATTAAGAGTAAAATCAAATTGATTGTTTTAAGTGGAATTTAAAACTTAAACTGTGTGGAGATGCTTCCAGCATGTCAAAGTTTATGCTTTAATTGAAAATTATTTTCTCAAAATCATAATTCAATGCAGAAAAGTTTTGAGCAAAAAAAATCCCGAAGCGAATTCGGGATGTAACGAGAGCCAACTACGGGACTTGAACCCGTGACCTCTTCCTTACCAAGGAAGCACTCTACCGCTGAGCTAAGTCGGCCTTAAACAAAAAAATCACGCTAAAGTATAGAGTGATTTTTTTTGAGCGAAAGACGAGGGTCGAACTCGCGACATTCAGCTTGGAAGGCTGACGCTCTACCAACTGAGCTACTTTCGCAATTTTGTTTCCAAAATTATTGGTTAACGTTTTGCAAATTTAGGAAAATCCTTTTTAATTTGCAAACTTTTTTTTTCAATATAAACTGTGGGAAGAGCAGGATTCGAACCTGCGAAGCCGAAGCAACTGAGTTACAGTCAGTCCCATTTAGCCACTCTGGAATCTTCCCGAATGTTTATATTAAAACAGAGCCTCCAGAGGGACTCGAACCCACGACCTGCTGATTACAAATCAGCTGCTCTAGCCAACTGAGCTATGGAGGCAATTTTAATATTGTGACTGAAAGCTTTTGAGAAAATTCTACTCTAAACTTTTCAGTAGTTAATAAAAATCATTCTTTTCAGTTTGACTTTTTGAGCGAAAGACGAGGGTCGAACTCGCGACATTCAGCTTGGAAGGCTGACGCTCTACCAACTGAGCTACTTTCGCAATTTTGTTTCCAAAACTATTGGTTTAACGGTTTGCAAATCTAAGAAACTTTCTTTAAACCTGCAAGACTTTTTTTCTAAATATAAACTGTGGGAAGAGCAGGATTCGAACCTGCGAAGCCGAAGCAACTGAGTTACAGTCAGTCCCATTTAGCCACTCTGGAATCTTCCCGAATGTTTATATTAAAAGAGCCTCCAGAGGGACTCGAACCCACGACCTGCTGATTACAAATCAGCTGCTCTAGCCAACTGAGCTATGGAGGCATTAAAAATCAAAAAGAATTCAAAAGAACGCTGTTCCCTTTTTGCGATTGCAAAGATAGAACGGTTTTTTTGAATTCTCAAATTTTTTATTGACTTTTTTTATCTTTTTTTTCTATGCCAACTCTTTTTTCTTGATTAGTAGCTTTTTAGCAGTATCAACACAAAGGTCTAAACTTTCTTCAAAAGTTGCAGATGTCTTTTTTACGACGATATCGTCACCCGGAACTGCCAAGATAAGCTCGGTAGTTTTATTTATTTTATCCGCAGCATTCTCTACTTTTAAAAACACTTTACATTCATGAATTTTGTCGTAAAACGTTTCAAGTTTACTTACTTTTTTTTCAATGTGTGACTCTAGTGGTTCGTGTGGAGTTAAACCAATTGACTGTACTGTGATCTTCATAATTCTTCTTTTTTAGACGCTCTTGGATGAGCCTGATTAAACACTTTTTTCAATTGTTCTATATTAGCATTCGTATAGACTTGAGTACTTGCAAGACTGGAATGTCCTAATATTTTTTTTACTTTCGATATCTCTGCCCCATTGTCCAAAACGTGTGTAGCAAAGCTATGACGAAGGATGTGAGGACTTCTTTTTTCTTTTGTTGTTATAAGACTAAGGTACTTATTAACTACCACATAAACAAATTTTTCATTGAGTTTTTTGCCTTTCTTGTTGACGAAAAAGTACGATTCGTATTCGCTCTGTGGTTTCCTTATTTCCAAATAACTTCTAAGCATATTGGCCAGATCTTCGGATATCGGGATATATCTTTCTTTATTTCCCTTTCCTATAATTTTGAGATCATTTCTGCCTAAATCTACATTCTCAAATATCAAGCCACAAAGTTCAGCTTTTCGAATTCCGGTTTGATATAAAACTTCCATGATGCATTTTTCAAGAATATCATGCATTTCCTCAAAAACACGATCATTAAGAACCTGCATTTCTTCTTTAGACATGGGAATTTGCTTATCTGCGTAAAATTTCAGGGAAGATATGCTTTCGGTAGGAGAAACCTTAATTTCGCCTATTTTTAAAAGGAAATGGTAAAAACTTCGGAGTGAAGAGAGTTTTCTATTGATACTTCTTTTAGCAATATTATTTTCGCTGAGCTCAACAATAAAATTTCTGATGACTTTTTTGTCTGCCTTGGAAATATCTTCGGAGGATTCTGTTTTGAGATAGAAATGAGAAAAATCCTCAAGATCTTTTTTATAACTTGTAATGGTGTGAGGAGAATATCTCTTCTCGAGCTGTAAATATTCTAAAAATTTATTTAACATTGATGAAGGGCGTAAACGGAAAAATTCACTCCTCAAATATAGTATTTAAGAAGTGAATTTAGTATGTGTTTAAGAAAAAAATTCTTAAGCCTGTTCTTCCTTGCTAAGTGCTCTTTGCTTATAAGCCGCTTTCAATTTAGACTGTCTTAAACTTACAGAAGGCTTGATAAACGCTTGTCTAGATCTCAATTGACGAACTGTACCCGTTTTATCAAATTTTCTTTTATATTTCTTTAGTGCTCTATCGATGGATTCACCATCTTTTACAGGAATTATTAACATATTTTACATCTCATTTTGAGTTGCAAAAGTATACATTTTATATTAAGCCACAAAATTTTATTTCAATTTATATTTAAAATTTATAAAAAATACGTCTATCACGATTTCTTATAGTTTAAAAATTGAATTTTTCAAAAATGCCTACTTTAATATTAACCATATTTAAACAAAAAAAATTATCTTTGCAATCTTATCTAATGGGGTTGACTGGTTTCGACAGCAAGGTCAATGGGTAAGTAAGCATGCAGAGAACCGTAGCGCGATCTCTTTAATCCCTTGCTACAAACTTTTAACTGGCAACGAAGAGTTCGCTCTTGCAGCTTAATCCGAATAAAGTAAGATTCAAGCGCTTTCCCGAAGATAGTAAGGAAGCAAGATGTCTCACAAATGCTCCGTTCTACGGCGTTTGATCCTGAGATATAGGAATGTAGAAATAAGGTTTTAGATGCTTTGGCTAAAACTCGAAAATTTTAGAAGATAACCTGGAAGTTGGGTGTCTGCTCTCTGCCTCCAGTCGAAAACCAATAGCAGAATAAGCATGTAGAAATCTTATGTATTGCTTGTTTGGACGAGGGTTCGAATCCCTCCAACTCCACAAAAACGTTGTAAAATATTAATCTTAAAAATTTTGCAACGTTTTTTTCATTTTTTTCCAAATTTAACAACAAAAGCTTTGACCAAATCTTATCAAAGCTGACATCAGAATATAAAACAAATTTTCATTAATACCTTAAAACAACATTACCATTTAATTAAAATAATTAACGCTTTTACTGATACTTTTCAAATCAGTTACTTTCACCAATGTTTTAAGTGGCTCATTATATTGAATTTCAATATTATTAATTATCTGATCATCAATATTATTATCAAACTTTTTGGCAAAAAGATGATTTCTTTTTAATCTTCAAATTTCATTTTATATTATTTTAAAACTATGAATGTTTACAACTTATTTTATAAAGTATTAATAGACATTTTTATCAATATACGATAATCAAACCAACCTTCCATTAATGATATTTAATTGATTATATTTGATTTTTACTATAGAAAACAATATTAAACTTATATTTTGGTCATATTTTTGTTAAAAACATATTCATTAAAAATATTGACCTCAAAATAAAATGACCTATTTATCACGAATTTATTTAAAAGAAAATCATCCGAAAGAATTCCCTTTCGATCTTCCAATTTTTAAAAATGGATTAGATTTAAAATTAAAAAATAATGTCACTTTCTTCGTTGGTGAAAACGGAACCGGAAAATCAACTTTAATGGAAA encodes:
- a CDS encoding response regulator transcription factor: MNILLLEDDLILSAELCKFLESNNFTCDKIYDGETFLRQIKNNTYNLYLLDINVPKINGLDVCQTIRSFDKNTPIIIISAYGDLSDKKDAFTRLADDYLVKPFQFEELLLRMNSLLRRKTPLDNLDQDIIRIDDLIINKTEQKVFRAGNEIALTLKEFQLLAYLAEAQGRTVSKQQITENVWEHNFNTNTNTVEVYINFLRKKIDKDFKIKLIHTRSGFGYYLSSL
- the rpsU gene encoding 30S ribosomal protein S21 — its product is MLIIPVKDGESIDRALKKYKRKFDKTGTVRQLRSRQAFIKPSVSLRQSKLKAAYKQRALSKEEQA
- a CDS encoding HPF/RaiA family ribosome-associated protein; translated protein: MKITVQSIGLTPHEPLESHIEKKVSKLETFYDKIHECKVFLKVENAADKINKTTELILAVPGDDIVVKKTSATFEESLDLCVDTAKKLLIKKKELA
- a CDS encoding tyrosine-type recombinase/integrase, which codes for MLNKFLEYLQLEKRYSPHTITSYKKDLEDFSHFYLKTESSEDISKADKKVIRNFIVELSENNIAKRSINRKLSSLRSFYHFLLKIGEIKVSPTESISSLKFYADKQIPMSKEEMQVLNDRVFEEMHDILEKCIMEVLYQTGIRKAELCGLIFENVDLGRNDLKIIGKGNKERYIPISEDLANMLRSYLEIRKPQSEYESYFFVNKKGKKLNEKFVYVVVNKYLSLITTKEKRSPHILRHSFATHVLDNGAEISKVKKILGHSSLASTQVYTNANIEQLKKVFNQAHPRASKKEEL